In Pseudosulfitobacter sp. DSM 107133, a genomic segment contains:
- the minC gene encoding septum site-determining protein MinC, with protein sequence MSYQYATDRHGDMSANTAPFQIRGRFLTALALRVDADADMESFYAQLDAQLEQTPQFYDKAPMVLDLTHAPATAEPDRLRPLIENLRRRNLRVFGVHGSGSVSADALQELGLIEVPAGKDAPMPADRQARRGSRAARVDIKNKVLHAPVRSGQTVVSEHGDLTVVGTVASGAELIASGSIHVYGALRGRAMAGVHGDESARIFCQVLDAELVAIAGLYQTSETLAPVARKGCAHIYLEEEKLRVEVI encoded by the coding sequence GTGTCTTATCAATACGCCACAGACCGGCATGGCGACATGTCGGCAAACACAGCCCCGTTCCAGATCCGTGGGCGGTTCCTGACGGCGCTTGCGCTTCGGGTCGACGCGGATGCGGATATGGAATCCTTCTATGCGCAGCTTGACGCGCAGCTGGAGCAAACACCGCAGTTCTATGACAAGGCACCTATGGTCCTTGATCTGACACATGCGCCGGCAACGGCAGAGCCGGATCGTCTGCGCCCGCTGATTGAGAATTTACGGCGTCGGAACCTGCGGGTTTTCGGCGTCCATGGCAGCGGCAGCGTTTCGGCGGATGCCTTGCAGGAACTGGGGTTGATCGAGGTGCCTGCGGGCAAGGATGCGCCGATGCCCGCGGACAGACAGGCGCGGCGCGGGTCGCGTGCCGCGCGGGTGGACATCAAAAACAAGGTGCTGCATGCGCCGGTCCGGTCGGGCCAGACGGTTGTCAGCGAACATGGTGACCTGACGGTGGTAGGCACGGTTGCGTCGGGGGCCGAGCTGATCGCCAGCGGTTCGATCCATGTGTATGGCGCCCTGCGCGGGCGGGCGATGGCCGGCGTGCACGGAGACGAAAGCGCCCGGATCTTCTGCCAGGTGCTTGATGCCGAACTGGTGGCCATTGCCGGACTTTACCAAACCAGCGAGACACTTGCCCCCGTCGCCCGCAAGGGCTGCGCGCATATCTACCTGGAAGAAGAAAAACTGCGTGTAGAGGTGATTTGA
- a CDS encoding AMP-binding protein translates to MTRDRFRWSDATQLFVQGHPIGGAPSQAPALAREIRALRNAILGGRDFSVGPDGIGVLPQSPAAAGVSHSRSGGTTGAAKAIRRSHSSWIASFDIARDHFDLSARDVYGVLSLPSHSLALFAIVEAAHLGADLHLLAGLHPRAQVAQLVQAGATVLYATPTQLRLLCDAGGEIPSLRQILCGGGRMPQGLRSRLAALCPQARLTEFYGTSETSFIAWGDGTGPDGAVGKAYPGVDIDIRNPVDGTGEIWVRSPYLFDGYAKGHSSDTRWDDGFVTVGELGRIDAAGHVFVAGRHSRMVTIAGQNVFPEDIEVLLQSRPDIPHCAVMPLPDDLRGTVLVAVIAGQPDAGQAQEVIARCRAAFGPLAAPRQVIALPDFPLLTSGKPDLRTIAALLEART, encoded by the coding sequence ATGACCAGGGACCGTTTCCGCTGGAGCGATGCGACGCAACTGTTCGTGCAGGGCCACCCCATTGGTGGCGCGCCATCGCAGGCCCCTGCCCTTGCGCGCGAAATCCGTGCCCTGCGCAATGCCATCCTCGGCGGTCGTGATTTTTCAGTCGGCCCGGACGGAATCGGCGTGCTGCCGCAGTCGCCTGCGGCGGCGGGGGTATCTCACAGCCGTTCCGGCGGAACCACCGGCGCGGCCAAGGCGATCCGGCGCAGCCATTCTTCGTGGATTGCCAGCTTTGACATTGCACGCGACCACTTTGATCTGTCCGCGCGCGATGTCTATGGCGTGCTCAGCCTGCCGTCGCATTCGCTGGCGCTGTTCGCGATTGTCGAGGCGGCGCATCTGGGGGCCGATCTGCATTTGCTGGCGGGGCTGCACCCGCGCGCGCAGGTTGCGCAACTGGTGCAGGCAGGCGCGACAGTGCTTTATGCCACGCCGACCCAGCTGCGGCTGCTGTGCGATGCGGGCGGCGAAATACCGTCGCTGCGCCAGATCCTGTGCGGTGGCGGGCGGATGCCCCAAGGGTTGCGCAGCCGCCTTGCCGCGCTGTGCCCGCAGGCGCGTTTGACGGAATTCTACGGCACATCGGAAACCAGCTTTATTGCATGGGGCGACGGCACCGGCCCTGACGGCGCGGTCGGCAAGGCCTATCCGGGGGTCGACATCGACATCCGCAATCCTGTTGATGGCACCGGCGAAATCTGGGTCCGCAGCCCCTATCTGTTTGACGGCTATGCCAAAGGGCACAGCAGCGACACCCGCTGGGACGACGGGTTTGTCACCGTGGGCGAGCTGGGGCGCATCGACGCGGCGGGCCATGTCTTTGTTGCCGGCCGGCACAGCCGCATGGTCACCATCGCCGGTCAGAACGTCTTTCCCGAAGACATCGAGGTGCTGCTGCAAAGCCGCCCCGATATTCCCCATTGCGCGGTGATGCCCCTGCCCGACGACCTGCGCGGCACGGTTCTGGTTGCGGTGATTGCGGGGCAGCCGGATGCAGGTCAGGCGCAAGAGGTGATCGCCCGGTGCCGCGCCGCCTTTGGCCCGCTGGCGGCACCGCGTCAGGTGATTGCCCTGCCGGATTTTCCACTGCTGACCTCGGGTAAACCCGATTTGCGCACCATCGCCGCGCTGCTTGAGGCCCGCACATGA
- a CDS encoding acetyl-CoA C-acyltransferase produces the protein MSGVQILSAIRSPVAPRGGALARLALHDLGAPVLRAAIDAAGLSPDAIDEVIAGNALGGGGNPARMVALAAGLPERVAGLSIDRQCCGGLDALLLASALIASGQADVVAAGGVESYSRRPMRLRTDPDGGAPQPYDRPPFAPWPARDPDMDAAADALATDLGISRAEQDAWAIDSHRKALAAPQTGEILPLGGLAKDAFARALNTRLCARAPQLAGTISAANAAVAADAAAFCILVSDRVAARLGATGVSLLGGVTRGDRPECPGIAPVAAINTLLDRHSLKAADLSVAEVMEAYAVQAMACVRLTGIAPAVVNRGGGALARGHPIGASGAINAVRLFHELRHTGGTGLAAIAAAGGLGTALLMASGQSR, from the coding sequence ATGAGCGGGGTGCAAATCCTGTCGGCGATCCGCTCGCCGGTTGCACCGCGCGGCGGCGCGCTGGCGCGCCTTGCGCTGCACGATCTGGGTGCGCCGGTGCTGCGGGCGGCGATTGATGCGGCGGGGCTGTCGCCCGATGCCATCGACGAGGTGATTGCCGGCAATGCCCTAGGCGGCGGTGGCAATCCGGCGCGGATGGTTGCCCTTGCCGCCGGCCTGCCCGAACGCGTTGCGGGGCTGAGTATCGACCGGCAATGCTGCGGCGGGCTGGATGCGCTGCTGCTGGCCTCGGCCCTGATTGCGTCGGGTCAGGCCGATGTGGTCGCGGCGGGCGGTGTCGAATCCTATTCCCGCCGCCCCATGCGTCTGCGCACCGATCCCGACGGCGGCGCGCCACAGCCCTATGACCGCCCGCCCTTTGCCCCGTGGCCCGCGCGTGACCCCGACATGGACGCCGCCGCCGATGCGCTGGCCACCGATCTGGGCATCAGCCGCGCCGAACAGGACGCCTGGGCCATCGACAGCCACCGCAAGGCGCTGGCTGCCCCGCAAACCGGTGAGATTCTGCCGCTCGGCGGTCTTGCCAAGGATGCCTTTGCCCGCGCGCTGAACACACGGCTTTGCGCGCGCGCGCCGCAGTTGGCAGGCACCATCAGCGCGGCCAATGCGGCGGTGGCGGCAGATGCGGCGGCCTTTTGCATTCTGGTGTCGGACCGCGTCGCGGCGCGTCTGGGGGCCACGGGTGTTTCACTGCTGGGCGGTGTCACGCGGGGCGACCGCCCGGAATGCCCCGGCATCGCGCCGGTTGCGGCCATCAACACGCTTCTGGACCGCCATAGTCTGAAAGCCGCCGACCTGTCCGTGGCCGAGGTGATGGAAGCCTATGCGGTGCAGGCCATGGCCTGTGTCCGGCTGACCGGCATTGCCCCCGCCGTGGTCAACCGTGGCGGCGGTGCGCTGGCGCGGGGCCATCCGATCGGTGCCTCGGGGGCGATCAATGCGGTGCGTCTGTTTCATGAACTGCGCCACACCGGCGGCACCGGACTGGCCGCCATCGCCGCTGCCGGGGGCCTGGGCACCGCGCTGCTTATGGCGTCTGGTCAAAGCCGCTGA
- a CDS encoding nitroreductase gives MSDTEALLLHRRSVRGFLPDAVPVADLGRILRVARAAPSGANLQPGRFHVLTGAPLAALAGALEGAVRDGRPEVAQYSYFPQPMPADLKAKQRAAGFALYQALGIGRRDIAARRAQFTANYRFFGAPVGIVVTIHPEMGKGCFMDLGMALMGLMTGAEALGYATCGIGALANHGDVAHGQLGLGADEMVVCGIALGRADPQAAVNTVRTERDPLDSYATFSGFDQTP, from the coding sequence ATGAGTGACACCGAGGCCCTGCTGCTGCACCGCCGGTCGGTGCGGGGGTTCCTGCCCGATGCGGTGCCGGTGGCAGACCTCGGGCGTATCCTGCGGGTGGCCCGTGCGGCCCCCAGCGGGGCCAATCTGCAACCGGGCCGGTTCCATGTGCTGACCGGCGCGCCGCTGGCCGCGCTTGCCGGCGCGCTGGAGGGCGCGGTGCGGGACGGGCGGCCCGAAGTGGCGCAGTATTCCTATTTTCCGCAACCGATGCCTGCCGATCTCAAGGCGAAACAGCGCGCGGCGGGCTTTGCGCTGTATCAGGCGCTTGGCATCGGGCGGCGCGACATCGCGGCGCGGCGCGCGCAGTTCACGGCCAACTACCGTTTCTTTGGCGCGCCGGTGGGGATTGTGGTGACGATCCACCCCGAGATGGGCAAGGGCTGTTTCATGGATCTGGGCATGGCGCTGATGGGTCTGATGACAGGGGCCGAGGCGCTGGGATATGCCACCTGCGGCATCGGAGCATTGGCCAATCACGGTGATGTTGCCCATGGGCAACTGGGGCTGGGGGCGGACGAGATGGTGGTCTGTGGCATTGCGCTGGGGCGGGCCGATCCGCAGGCGGCGGTGAACACCGTCAGAACCGAACGCGACCCGTTGGACAGTTACGCGACCTTCAGCGGCTTTGACCAGACGCCATAA
- a CDS encoding biotin transporter BioY yields MERNLALVAMFAALIAALGLIPKLTLGFGVPITAQTMGVMLCGTVLGARRGALAVLLFLALVALGLPLLAGGRGGLGVFATPSVGFLVGWPVAAFVTGFIVERWNGNLAVVSAVASVLGGIVVLYGFGVVGMSVMLDKTLAEAALLVTAFIPGDVIKAVLAGGITSGLARARPDSILSRG; encoded by the coding sequence ATGGAACGTAACCTTGCCCTTGTTGCCATGTTTGCCGCACTGATTGCAGCACTTGGCCTGATCCCGAAACTGACGCTTGGCTTTGGCGTGCCGATCACCGCGCAGACCATGGGTGTGATGCTGTGCGGCACGGTGCTGGGCGCACGGCGCGGGGCACTTGCGGTGCTGCTGTTTCTGGCGCTGGTCGCGCTGGGTCTTCCGCTGCTGGCGGGCGGGCGCGGCGGCCTTGGCGTCTTTGCGACACCTTCGGTCGGGTTTCTGGTGGGCTGGCCGGTTGCAGCCTTTGTCACCGGCTTTATTGTCGAGCGCTGGAACGGAAATCTGGCGGTTGTCTCTGCCGTGGCCTCGGTGCTGGGCGGTATCGTGGTGCTGTATGGCTTTGGCGTGGTGGGCATGTCGGTCATGCTGGACAAGACGCTGGCCGAGGCGGCGCTGCTGGTCACCGCCTTTATTCCGGGCGATGTGATCAAGGCGGTTCTGGCCGGTGGCATCACCTCGGGGCTGGCCAGGGCACGGCCCGACAGCATCCTGTCGCGCGGATGA
- a CDS encoding energy-coupling factor transporter transmembrane component T yields MISLTSPVRIWAHGMRAGVKLGLLSLATGALFASENPVVLGGAALGVGALYLTGGTRFARAGLDGLRMLWPFLLVIALWHGVTGQIAAGLAVTLRLLTAVALANFVTMTTQLSDMIAVMSWLLTPLRRMGLSTRALELSVALVVRFAPSLAQKGGRLTESWRARSPRRAGWKIVTPLAALAIDDAEYVAEALRARGGME; encoded by the coding sequence ATGATCTCACTCACCTCGCCGGTTAGGATCTGGGCGCACGGGATGCGGGCCGGTGTCAAGCTGGGCCTGTTGTCGCTGGCCACGGGCGCACTGTTTGCCAGTGAAAACCCGGTGGTGCTGGGGGGCGCTGCGCTGGGTGTCGGGGCGCTGTACCTGACGGGGGGCACGCGGTTTGCCCGCGCGGGGCTGGACGGGCTGCGTATGCTGTGGCCGTTCCTGTTGGTGATCGCGCTGTGGCACGGGGTGACGGGGCAGATTGCGGCCGGGCTGGCGGTGACCTTGCGGCTGTTGACGGCGGTGGCGCTGGCGAATTTCGTCACCATGACCACGCAGCTTTCTGATATGATTGCGGTGATGTCATGGCTGTTGACACCGCTGCGCCGGATGGGTCTGTCAACCCGCGCACTGGAACTGTCGGTGGCGCTGGTGGTGCGCTTTGCTCCGTCGCTGGCGCAAAAGGGCGGGCGTCTGACCGAATCCTGGCGGGCGCGGTCGCCGCGCCGGGCCGGATGGAAAATCGTGACACCGTTGGCGGCGCTGGCCATCGACGATGCGGAATATGTTGCCGAGGCGCTGCGCGCGCGCGGTGGCATGGAATAG
- a CDS encoding ABC transporter ATP-binding protein — translation MRANPASETARPAELLFDDVALRLSGRTVLEGLSFSARDRRIGIVGRNGSGKTSLARLIAGLIAPSAGRITIAGKDMARDRKAALRSVGILFQNPDHQIIFPTVSEEIGFGLTQLGHDKAEVARQTEAILHRFGKGHWADAATHSLSQGQKQLVCLMAVMAMQPALIVLDEPYSGLDIPTRRQLMRYVDGVGAGVVLISHDPATLQGFDRVIWLDQGKIRDDGPATRVLPLFEAQMQAWGEEDDLTHLAG, via the coding sequence TTGCGCGCAAACCCCGCCTCAGAAACTGCCCGCCCCGCCGAGCTGCTGTTTGATGATGTCGCATTGCGCCTGTCCGGGCGCACGGTGCTGGAAGGGCTGTCGTTTTCCGCCCGCGACCGGCGGATTGGCATTGTCGGGCGCAACGGCTCGGGCAAGACGTCGCTGGCGCGGCTGATTGCGGGGCTGATCGCGCCAAGTGCGGGGCGGATCACCATCGCGGGCAAGGACATGGCGCGTGACCGCAAGGCGGCGCTGCGCAGCGTTGGCATCCTGTTCCAGAACCCCGATCACCAGATCATCTTTCCCACCGTGTCCGAAGAAATCGGCTTTGGCCTGACCCAGCTTGGCCATGACAAGGCAGAGGTGGCGCGACAGACCGAGGCGATTTTGCACCGCTTCGGCAAGGGACATTGGGCCGACGCCGCCACCCACAGCCTGTCGCAGGGGCAAAAGCAGCTGGTCTGCCTGATGGCGGTGATGGCGATGCAGCCCGCGCTGATTGTGCTGGACGAACCCTATTCCGGTCTGGATATCCCGACACGGCGGCAGCTGATGCGCTATGTTGACGGGGTCGGGGCCGGCGTTGTGCTGATTTCGCATGATCCGGCAACGCTTCAGGGATTTGACCGCGTGATCTGGCTGGATCAGGGCAAAATACGCGATGACGGCCCCGCCACGCGGGTGCTGCCCCTGTTCGAGGCACAGATGCAGGCATGGGGGGAAGAGGATGATCTCACTCACCTCGCCGGTTAG